TTGCGTTTTGTGTTTTCCATCCTGTTCCTTTCGACCCTTTCTTTTCTAGGACTCGGTGTTCAGCCGCCGATTGCCGATTGGGGAAGTCTGGTTAAGGAAAACAAGGACGGGCTGATGTTCGGCGTATTTGCTGCCCTTATTCCGGGTAGCGCAATCGCTTTGCTTGCGATCAGCGTGAATTTTGTGGTCGACTGGACTTTGCAGCGCACGACCAGCCTTAAACGAGGCGCGCAAAACAATGGATAAACCGAACACGCAGCCACTTCTGAAAATCACTGGTCTTCAGATAAGCTCCGACGATGGCCTCGTCGTTGATGGGGTTGATCTGACCTTGAAAAAAGGCCGCGTCCTTGGCCTGATCGGGGAATCTGGCGCTGGCAAATCAACCGTCGGCCTTGCTGCCCTCGGTTTCGCACGTGGCGGACTTCAGATCACCGGCGGCACAATTACGCTCGACGGGCAAGATATACTGTCACTTTCCCGCAAAAGCACGCAGAAACTACGCGGCAGCAAGATCGCCTATGTTGCGCAATCGGCTGCGGCTGCGTTTAATCCGGCGCATAAGCTGATTGATCAAGTGGCAGAAGCCGCCATCTGGCATGGGCTGATGAAACGCAGTGAAGCGAAAGCCCGCGCAGTTGAACTGTTCACGCTACTCGGCCTGCCTGATCCGCAACGTTTTGGCGAGCGCTATCCGCATCAGGTATCGGGTGGTCAGCTTCAGCGTGCCATGACCGCAATGGCGCTTTGTGCCAGTCCTGATCTCGTGGTGTTTGACGAGCCGACGACCGCGCTTGATGTGACAACCCAGATTGAGGTGTTGATCGCCATCAAGAAGGCAATTGCTACGACAAGAACAGCAGCGCTTTATATTTCGCATGATCTGGCGGTGGTGGCGCAGATTGCCGATGACATCATGGTTTTGCGCCACGGAAAAATAGTAGAACAAGGGTCGGTGCGCGAAATTTTTGATGCACCGCGCGAAGATTATACGCGCCAACTTGTGGCCATTCGTCAAAAGGAAGTCGAAGGCCGCGCAGAAAGCTCTACTTCTCTGCTCTCCATTGCAAACATCTCGGCTGCTTATAATCCGGCGACACCTGTACTCACCGACATTACCCTTGATCTCGCAAAAGGCCAGACGCTGGCTATCGTGGGAGAATCCGGTTCCGGTAAGTCAACACTTGCGCGCGTCGTAAGCGGACTTCTTGAGCCAATAGCGGGCGAAATCCGTTTCGATGGCGAAATACTACCCGCCAGTCTGGAACGTCGCTCCAAAGAGACGCTGCGCAATATCCAAATGATTAGCCAGTTGCCCGATCTGGCGCTTAACCCGCGCCGGACCATAGCGGACATCATCAGCAGACCGTTGCAGTTTTATTTCGGAATGCCACGCGATGCGCGGCGCAGGTCGGTTACTGAGTTGATGGACCTCACCGAACTGCCAAAGAGCCTTCTTGAACGGTATCCGGCAGAAATCTCAGGCGGTCAGAAACAGCGTGTCTGTATTGCGCGCGCGCTTGCTGCACGCCCGAAATTGCTGTTATGCGATGAACCAACTTCGGCTCTTGATCCATTGGTGGCAGAGGGCATTCTAGAACTGTTGCGCCGCGTGCAGAGCGAAACAGAGACCTCTTATCTCTTTATAACGCATGATCTCGCAATTGTTCGCGCGATAGCCGACAAAATTGCCGTCATGCACCAAGGAAAGGTGGTGCGTTATGGCTTAAAATCAGACGTACTAAACCCACCCTATGACAATTATACCGCAAAGCTTCTGGCATCAGCTCCGCAAATGAAGCCGGGCTGGCTTGACCAAATCATTGCGCAGCGCGCAGCCGTTACTATCGCAGCAGATATAAACAAGGACATAAAAGCATGAGCAGCAGGACAGTCATTCTTGATGGTGGCATGGGTCGTGAACTGGAGCGCGTTGGTGCGCCGTTCCGTCAGCCGGAATGGTCAGCACTCGCGCTTATCGAAGCTCCGCACTACGTCCGCGAAGTGCATGATGGCTATATCGCAGCAGGTGCCGATGTTATTACCACCAACAGTTACGCAGTGGTTCCTTTTCACATCGGAGAAGAGCGTTTCGCAGCTGATGGTCACCAGCTTGCCGCTCTATCCGGTACGATTGCACGCGAAGCAGCCGATGCAGCAACCCGTGAAGTTAAAGTCGCCGGATCATTGCCGCCTGTTTTTGGATCGTATCAGCCGGAGCTTTTCGATCCGGCCCGCGCAGGTCAGTTACTTGATGTATTGGTGGATGGATTAGCACCATCCGTTGATCTCTGGCTTGCCGAAACCCAGAGCAGTCTCATCGAAGTCAAAGCGGCACACGAAGCCATCCGTGCAACTGGAAAGCCTCTCTGGATTTCTTACACATTGCGCGATGATGTTGCACCAGAAGCAATGACTGAGGCACAGCTTCGTTCAGGCGAAACGGTAGCTGATGGTGCGCGGCTTGCGGCTGAACTTGGAGCGGAAGCGCTGCTTTTCAACTGCGCAATGCCTGAAGTTATGGATGCAGCTATTCTTGCAGCAAAGCAGGTCTTTGATGAACTGGGCAAGGATATTCCGATTGGCGTTTATGCCAATGCATTTCCATCGCAACAAGGCGATGAAGAGGCGAACGCAACCGTTACCGAAATTCGCGCTGATCTTGATCCGGATGCCTATGGTGCATGGGCGCAGCGTTGGGTCAGAAACGGTGCGGGCATTATTGGTGGCTGCTGTGGTATTGGCACCAACCATATTCACGCATTATCAAACCAGTATCTTTGCGCTTAACGAAAAAGGGCGGCTAAAGAGCCGCCCAATTTATTCTAAGATAAAATACGCGCTGCCGCCAATGAAAGTGCCACAACACCATTCGCAATAGAGCGCTCATCCGGCTGATAATCGGAATTATGCAGCTTGTCGTCGCGGCCTTCCTGTGCGGCACCAATGCCAAGCTGGAACGATGGCACTCGTTCGCCAACCAATGCAAAGTCTTCAGAACCCAAGCTTCCGCCGCGCTTGAAGAACACATCACCATAATGCTCGCGAATAACCGCACCAGTCGTCTCGATTAGATAGGGATCAGACACCATCGATGGAACACCGCGCACATAGTTAATTTCGCAACGCACACGCAATGACGCTTCCAGCCCGCTACAGATACGACGAACGGCAGCTTCAATAATGTTGCGCGCCTCGCGGTCCTGACAACGCACTGTTCCCATGATTGATACTGAATCCGGGATGATATTGTGCGTATGACCACCATGGATCGAACCAATGGTCAGAACGGCTGCGAGCATTGGATCAACCTCACGCGATACGATTGTTTGTAACTGCGTTATCAACTGCGCTGTAGCAACGATCGGGTCTACAGCCAGATGTGGACGCGCGGCATGACCAGACGCGGCATGGACTGTAATATCAAACTCGTCAGATGAGCCGTTCGCAACACCTTCGACAAACGTAAATGTGCCTGTTTGTTCATCAGGATGGTTATGAAAGCCAAGAGCATAATCAACCCCATC
This DNA window, taken from Brucella pseudogrignonensis, encodes the following:
- a CDS encoding ABC transporter ATP-binding protein, which codes for MDKPNTQPLLKITGLQISSDDGLVVDGVDLTLKKGRVLGLIGESGAGKSTVGLAALGFARGGLQITGGTITLDGQDILSLSRKSTQKLRGSKIAYVAQSAAAAFNPAHKLIDQVAEAAIWHGLMKRSEAKARAVELFTLLGLPDPQRFGERYPHQVSGGQLQRAMTAMALCASPDLVVFDEPTTALDVTTQIEVLIAIKKAIATTRTAALYISHDLAVVAQIADDIMVLRHGKIVEQGSVREIFDAPREDYTRQLVAIRQKEVEGRAESSTSLLSIANISAAYNPATPVLTDITLDLAKGQTLAIVGESGSGKSTLARVVSGLLEPIAGEIRFDGEILPASLERRSKETLRNIQMISQLPDLALNPRRTIADIISRPLQFYFGMPRDARRRSVTELMDLTELPKSLLERYPAEISGGQKQRVCIARALAARPKLLLCDEPTSALDPLVAEGILELLRRVQSETETSYLFITHDLAIVRAIADKIAVMHQGKVVRYGLKSDVLNPPYDNYTAKLLASAPQMKPGWLDQIIAQRAAVTIAADINKDIKA
- a CDS encoding homocysteine S-methyltransferase family protein translates to MSSRTVILDGGMGRELERVGAPFRQPEWSALALIEAPHYVREVHDGYIAAGADVITTNSYAVVPFHIGEERFAADGHQLAALSGTIAREAADAATREVKVAGSLPPVFGSYQPELFDPARAGQLLDVLVDGLAPSVDLWLAETQSSLIEVKAAHEAIRATGKPLWISYTLRDDVAPEAMTEAQLRSGETVADGARLAAELGAEALLFNCAMPEVMDAAILAAKQVFDELGKDIPIGVYANAFPSQQGDEEANATVTEIRADLDPDAYGAWAQRWVRNGAGIIGGCCGIGTNHIHALSNQYLCA
- a CDS encoding M20 family metallopeptidase, whose translation is MTAQLDPNLLNDLSSFVQKLTNDIEPHLIELRRDIHAHPETGFDVERTAGVVTRELESLGIEHQTGIGRTGVVGLIKGGRPGPTLIIRADMDALPIEEQTGLPFASVHPGKMHACGHDLHTATLIGIGKVLKDIAPRLSGNVKLMFQPAEETQESGARAMIADGVLDGVDYALGFHNHPDEQTGTFTFVEGVANGSSDEFDITVHAASGHAARPHLAVDPIVATAQLITQLQTIVSREVDPMLAAVLTIGSIHGGHTHNIIPDSVSIMGTVRCQDREARNIIEAAVRRICSGLEASLRVRCEINYVRGVPSMVSDPYLIETTGAVIREHYGDVFFKRGGSLGSEDFALVGERVPSFQLGIGAAQEGRDDKLHNSDYQPDERSIANGVVALSLAAARILS